One part of the Treponema peruense genome encodes these proteins:
- a CDS encoding IS256 family transposase, translating to MKRILEIEENSNSPTIDLLEKAIRARAREVIESLYEDEVQRFLNKTSSIVDKTGNKLVVRNGFHKERTILTTNGYVTVRLPRVDDRALEEKDRFVSKVLPPFARKTPTVEAILSAAYLAGISSNKFSAMLHDVLGKEAKGLSPSVITKLTVKWQAEYDEWRKRDLSGKEYVYVWADGIYVKSRLDGEKTCLLVIIGVTVEGKKELVAVQAGIRESTESWRGVLLDLKFRGLTKAPKLAVCDGALGFQNAVDEIWGQLKIQRCWFHKSMNILDKLPDCVQTQATKMIRDMWQADKRANALKAYDLFIETFGKKYPKATECLEKDKEDLFRFYDYPAEHWAHIRTSNPIESTFATVRLRHKSTKGNGSSAASVAMAFKLCLQAEKNWRRLRGFKQLELVAKNIIFVDGEQMKAA from the coding sequence ATGAAAAGAATACTGGAAATTGAAGAAAATTCCAATAGTCCAACGATTGATTTGCTTGAAAAAGCAATCCGCGCAAGAGCACGTGAAGTAATTGAAAGTCTTTACGAGGATGAAGTTCAGCGTTTTCTTAATAAAACTTCTTCTATCGTAGACAAAACCGGAAACAAACTTGTAGTAAGAAACGGCTTTCACAAAGAACGGACAATTCTTACTACAAACGGTTACGTTACAGTCAGGCTTCCCAGAGTTGATGACCGTGCACTTGAAGAAAAGGATCGCTTTGTAAGCAAAGTCCTTCCTCCGTTTGCAAGAAAAACTCCGACAGTAGAAGCAATACTTTCCGCTGCCTACCTTGCAGGAATTTCTTCAAACAAGTTTTCAGCCATGCTCCATGATGTTCTTGGTAAAGAAGCAAAGGGCCTGAGTCCGTCAGTCATAACAAAGCTTACTGTAAAATGGCAGGCTGAATATGACGAATGGCGCAAACGAGATCTTTCCGGAAAGGAATACGTTTATGTTTGGGCAGACGGAATTTACGTAAAGTCCCGGCTTGACGGTGAAAAGACCTGCCTTCTGGTAATAATTGGCGTAACTGTTGAAGGCAAAAAAGAACTTGTGGCTGTACAGGCCGGAATTCGCGAGTCAACGGAAAGTTGGCGTGGAGTTTTGCTTGATTTGAAATTCCGCGGACTGACAAAAGCACCAAAATTGGCAGTCTGCGACGGAGCGCTTGGGTTTCAAAATGCAGTTGATGAAATCTGGGGCCAGCTAAAAATTCAGAGATGCTGGTTCCACAAGTCCATGAACATTCTGGACAAATTGCCTGACTGTGTGCAGACTCAGGCCACAAAAATGATTCGGGATATGTGGCAGGCAGACAAACGTGCAAACGCCTTGAAAGCCTACGACTTATTTATAGAAACTTTCGGAAAAAAATATCCGAAGGCAACGGAATGTCTTGAAAAAGACAAGGAGGATTTGTTCCGCTTTTATGATTATCCGGCGGAACATTGGGCTCACATTAGAACGTCGAATCCGATTGAATCGACATTTGCAACAGTCAGGTTGCGCCACAAGTCAACAAAAGGAAACGGCTCTTCCGCTGCTTCTGTTGCAATGGCTTTCAAGCTTTGTCTTCAGGCAGAGAAAAACTGGCGACGGCTCAGGGGATTTAAACAACTTGAACTTGTCGCCAAAAATATAATTTTTGTGGACGGTGAACAAATGAAGGCTGCCTGA
- a CDS encoding 5-methylcytosine restriction system specificity protein McrC, with amino-acid sequence MPLTLTDNTTKTFSLSEYKSGLPNLRKIANKTIGDLQTESGILIFPPKVEDTDDDIKDHVIFNLTEDDNSFSIKTENIMGFIGKGETELNICSRFTHKKDESVSEQKDFFLHYMLEKVCHVNLSKLKSTQTKDKIFDFLPYLFPKYLVAALSQGLYKEYQNKKYNDSNVRGAIDVNRHIKLNIPFNAKIAYKTREYSFDNSVTELVRLTIEYLRSSKSFKHILLQNEETKDAVSKIESATPLYNRMNRQKILSQTAKPVKSPFYTKYRDLQKICRMILLREKIKYDSSANKIYGILFDGAWLWEEYLWTILKKCGFKHPQNKKSKDGLSPTIDGVGRFYPDFYKLKPDTKESEHKAQIILDAKYKNFDDKNPVAADLTQMISYIHVMDAEEGKFIYPSANENQSYCQLLWIEKKCLFIRQPSFVHRPQKLYFWRQVQVV; translated from the coding sequence ATGCCATTAACTCTCACTGACAACACAACAAAAACATTTTCTCTTTCTGAATACAAAAGCGGCTTGCCGAACCTGCGCAAAATTGCAAACAAGACTATCGGTGATTTACAGACGGAATCAGGTATTTTGATTTTTCCTCCAAAAGTTGAAGACACAGATGATGATATAAAAGACCATGTGATTTTTAATCTTACAGAAGACGATAATTCATTCAGTATAAAAACAGAAAATATTATGGGATTTATCGGTAAAGGTGAAACTGAACTGAATATCTGTTCTCGCTTTACTCACAAAAAGGACGAAAGCGTTTCGGAACAAAAAGATTTTTTTCTTCATTATATGCTTGAAAAAGTCTGTCACGTAAATCTTTCAAAATTAAAAAGTACACAGACAAAAGATAAAATTTTTGATTTTCTGCCGTATCTTTTTCCAAAGTATCTGGTTGCAGCGTTAAGTCAGGGGTTGTATAAAGAATACCAGAACAAAAAATACAATGATTCAAATGTTCGCGGAGCAATCGATGTAAACCGTCACATTAAACTGAATATTCCGTTCAATGCAAAAATTGCTTACAAAACACGCGAATACAGTTTTGACAATTCTGTTACAGAACTGGTGCGGCTCACAATTGAATATCTTCGTTCAAGTAAATCTTTCAAACATATTCTTCTTCAGAATGAAGAAACAAAAGATGCAGTTTCAAAAATCGAAAGTGCAACTCCGCTTTATAACCGAATGAACAGACAGAAAATACTTTCTCAAACTGCAAAGCCTGTAAAATCTCCGTTCTATACAAAATACCGTGATTTGCAGAAAATATGCAGAATGATTCTTCTGCGTGAAAAAATAAAATACGATTCTTCGGCAAATAAAATTTATGGAATACTTTTTGACGGTGCGTGGCTTTGGGAAGAATATCTTTGGACAATATTAAAAAAATGCGGCTTCAAACATCCGCAGAATAAAAAATCAAAAGATGGACTTTCTCCTACAATAGATGGAGTTGGAAGATTTTATCCTGATTTTTATAAATTAAAACCAGATACAAAAGAATCTGAACATAAAGCTCAAATTATTCTGGATGCTAAATATAAAAACTTTGACGATAAAAATCCTGTGGCAGCTGACCTTACACAAATGATTTCGTATATTCACGTTATGGACGCCGAAGAAGGAAAGTTTATTTATCCTTCAGCAAACGAAAATCAGAGTTATTGTCAATTGTTGTGGATTGAAAAAAAGTGTCTTTTCATCAGGCAGCCTTCATTTGTTCACCGTCCACAAAAATTATATTTTTGGCGACAAGTTCAAGTTGTTTAA
- a CDS encoding McrB family protein, whose amino-acid sequence MEEIYKKTVNENGICFCNKEELNMTNPKDFDGERTEFTWIPFYEEIAKKLLEYKNKRSQLIEILYSSLKETGLSSSMYKSDDTEPLKNIDPLTFIGSFNRGNKREDRIKLANIIAGKLGLKNRLSYNEQFLSIPILNSQKSTLFFKHCPEEDYDKLWNLFEKALSYSFEKQGEFAEAFDLALTVKGTAQSYATMTCYWINPYKILSVDKNNTDLLEEYGIKVPSQLSGKEYLSLLNKVTEKIQDNEIKEKSIPEFSLSAWNNSKQIQGNTKMPEQNNISQYINLLKENRNLILHGAPGTGKTFLAKKIAEAMNAEIGFCQFHPSYDYTDFVEGLRPVKTDDASGIGFERKDGVFKEFCKRALLNQTGVEKQGSDNFEEAWKSLVEKLDEVNVIDIPLLSGKGTFPIELNEYGTGLASRTYKTETRDEWIPGKSKFFNKDQLYNIYKGLPGTPAEGHDNYRKAVVKKMKEDFGLKDYIEIIENKSDSKNQKPFVFIIDEINRGELSKIFGELFFSIDPGYRGLDEDGKQKGIVNTQYQNLLTGTSDIFANGFFIPENVYIIGTMNDIDRSVESMDFAMRRRFIFKEVTAEESAENMNLGEEAKSRMTRMNEAISKTEGLNSSYFIGGSYFLGVTDFDKLWDLKLSSLITEYLRGMDDDNSKYDRIKDAYFGNETPNN is encoded by the coding sequence ATGGAAGAAATTTATAAAAAAACTGTGAATGAAAATGGAATTTGTTTCTGTAACAAAGAGGAACTGAATATGACAAATCCAAAAGATTTTGATGGTGAAAGAACTGAGTTTACATGGATTCCGTTTTATGAAGAAATAGCCAAGAAATTACTTGAATACAAAAACAAACGAAGTCAACTTATCGAGATTTTGTATTCTTCCTTAAAAGAAACCGGTTTAAGTTCCAGTATGTATAAATCTGATGATACTGAACCCTTAAAAAATATTGATCCTTTGACTTTTATTGGAAGTTTTAATCGAGGAAACAAACGTGAAGACAGAATAAAACTTGCAAATATTATTGCCGGAAAATTAGGCTTAAAAAACAGACTTTCGTATAATGAACAGTTTTTATCGATTCCAATTTTAAACAGCCAGAAATCAACTCTTTTTTTTAAGCATTGTCCTGAAGAAGATTATGATAAACTGTGGAATTTATTTGAAAAAGCATTATCTTACAGTTTTGAAAAACAAGGTGAATTTGCAGAAGCATTTGATTTGGCATTAACTGTAAAAGGTACTGCGCAAAGTTATGCAACAATGACATGTTATTGGATTAACCCATACAAAATTCTGTCTGTTGATAAAAATAATACGGATCTCTTGGAAGAATACGGAATAAAAGTTCCGTCACAGCTTTCAGGAAAGGAATATCTTTCTTTATTAAATAAAGTAACAGAAAAAATACAAGACAATGAAATCAAAGAAAAATCAATTCCTGAATTTTCATTGTCAGCTTGGAATAATTCTAAACAAATTCAAGGAAATACAAAAATGCCAGAACAGAACAACATTTCGCAATACATAAATCTTTTAAAAGAAAACCGCAATTTGATTTTACACGGGGCGCCGGGAACGGGGAAAACTTTTCTTGCAAAAAAGATTGCAGAAGCAATGAATGCTGAAATTGGTTTTTGTCAGTTTCATCCGAGTTACGATTACACTGATTTTGTTGAAGGTTTGCGACCTGTTAAAACTGATGATGCAAGCGGAATTGGTTTTGAACGCAAAGACGGCGTGTTTAAGGAATTCTGTAAGAGGGCGCTTTTAAATCAAACTGGAGTTGAAAAGCAAGGTTCAGATAATTTTGAAGAAGCATGGAAATCTTTGGTCGAAAAACTTGATGAAGTTAATGTAATAGATATTCCACTTTTGTCTGGGAAAGGTACTTTTCCCATTGAATTGAATGAATATGGAACAGGACTTGCAAGCAGAACTTATAAAACTGAAACACGCGATGAATGGATTCCTGGAAAATCAAAATTTTTCAATAAAGATCAATTATATAATATTTATAAAGGACTTCCTGGAACGCCTGCAGAAGGACATGATAATTACCGAAAAGCAGTTGTAAAAAAAATGAAAGAAGACTTCGGGTTAAAAGATTATATTGAAATTATTGAAAATAAAAGTGATTCAAAAAATCAAAAACCATTTGTCTTTATCATCGATGAAATCAACCGAGGGGAACTTTCAAAAATATTTGGTGAACTTTTCTTTTCGATAGATCCGGGTTATCGCGGACTTGATGAAGATGGAAAGCAAAAAGGAATTGTAAATACTCAATATCAGAATTTATTGACAGGAACGAGCGACATTTTTGCAAACGGTTTTTTCATTCCCGAAAACGTTTACATCATCGGAACTATGAACGACATTGACCGCTCAGTAGAAAGTATGGATTTTGCAATGCGCCGACGTTTTATTTTCAAAGAAGTTACAGCAGAAGAAAGCGCAGAAAATATGAATCTTGGTGAAGAAGCAAAAAGCAGAATGACGCGAATGAACGAAGCTATTTCAAAAACAGAGGGATTGAACAGTTCATATTTTATCGGTGGCTCGTATTTCTTGGGAGTAACAGATTTTGACAAACTCTGGGACTTGAAACTTTCTTCTTTGATAACAGAATATCTTCGCGGAATGGACGACGACAATTCAAAGTATGATAGAATAAAAGATGCTTATTTTGGAAACGAAACCCCAAATAACTGA
- a CDS encoding GDSL-type esterase/lipase family protein, whose protein sequence is MKEILCFGDSNTYGLVPKENRRFSYEERWTGILSEKLKSDYHITEEGLCGRTTVFEDPFRQGRRASATLPQILESHSDTDLITLMLGTNDLKTCFRTNEKLIANGIEILIKQILQFNSRIKILLISPLLLGEKVWQKEYDPEFDIHSVEISKLLKAEYKFLSEKYKTEFLAASDFVKPSETDQEHLDREAHKIFAEALYKKLTKIF, encoded by the coding sequence ATGAAAGAAATACTTTGCTTTGGAGATTCAAATACCTACGGACTTGTTCCAAAAGAAAACCGACGCTTTTCATACGAAGAGCGCTGGACCGGAATACTTTCAGAAAAATTAAAATCAGATTATCACATTACAGAAGAAGGCTTGTGCGGAAGAACAACAGTTTTTGAAGATCCGTTCCGCCAGGGAAGACGCGCTTCTGCAACACTTCCACAAATTCTCGAAAGCCACAGCGATACAGATTTAATTACACTTATGCTTGGAACAAATGATTTAAAAACTTGTTTCAGAACAAATGAAAAATTAATCGCAAACGGAATTGAAATTCTTATCAAACAAATCCTCCAGTTTAACAGCAGAATAAAAATACTTTTGATTTCACCGCTTTTACTTGGAGAAAAAGTCTGGCAAAAAGAATACGATCCCGAGTTTGACATTCATTCCGTAGAAATTTCAAAACTCTTAAAAGCTGAATACAAATTTCTTTCCGAAAAATACAAAACAGAATTTCTTGCCGCAAGTGATTTTGTAAAACCGTCAGAGACCGACCAGGAACATCTTGACAGAGAAGCGCATAAAATATTTGCAGAAGCCTTATATAAAAAACTAACCAAAATTTTCTGA
- a CDS encoding methionine ABC transporter ATP-binding protein, translating to MIELKDINKVFKDKNQNEFYAAKDVNLKINDGEIFGIIGFSGAGKSTVVRCINLLGRPTSGQVIVNEKNLLELSAKELREERKKIGMIFQHFNLMPSRTVFENIAFPLKHSGLSKKQVQEKVRELLTLVELTDKESQYPSQLSGGQKQRVAIARALANNPKILLCDEATSALDPTTTKQILGLLKKLRDKLNLTIVIITHQINVVKDICDKVAVMEHGKVVETSDVFDIFANPKDEVTKRFIHSTTNLQKIEELISENSNVVQLKKGEKIIRLSYLQKNVSEPLISTVSSKFGVVLNIIFADIEIVQGAPVGGTVAIFSGENQNIQNALGWLKEKNVGIEILKQE from the coding sequence ATGATTGAACTAAAAGATATAAACAAAGTATTCAAAGATAAAAATCAGAATGAATTTTACGCGGCAAAAGATGTAAATTTAAAAATAAACGACGGAGAGATTTTCGGAATCATTGGTTTTTCCGGAGCAGGAAAGTCGACTGTTGTGCGCTGTATAAATTTGCTGGGCCGTCCAACAAGCGGGCAGGTAATTGTAAACGAAAAAAACTTGCTTGAACTTTCTGCAAAAGAACTTCGCGAAGAAAGAAAAAAAATCGGAATGATTTTTCAGCATTTTAATTTAATGCCAAGCCGAACCGTTTTTGAAAACATTGCTTTTCCGCTAAAACATTCAGGACTTTCAAAAAAACAGGTGCAGGAAAAAGTGCGCGAACTTTTAACTCTTGTAGAACTTACAGACAAAGAGTCCCAGTATCCGTCGCAACTTTCGGGCGGTCAGAAACAGCGTGTTGCGATTGCACGTGCGCTTGCAAATAATCCAAAAATTCTTTTGTGCGACGAAGCTACAAGTGCACTTGATCCGACTACAACAAAACAGATTTTGGGTCTGTTAAAAAAATTGCGCGATAAACTGAATCTTACAATCGTAATTATTACACACCAGATAAATGTCGTTAAAGACATCTGCGATAAAGTTGCAGTTATGGAACACGGCAAAGTTGTAGAAACCAGCGACGTCTTTGACATTTTTGCAAATCCAAAAGACGAAGTTACAAAACGGTTTATTCATTCAACTACGAATCTTCAGAAAATCGAAGAGCTTATTTCTGAAAACTCAAATGTTGTTCAGCTTAAGAAAGGCGAAAAAATTATACGCTTGAGTTACCTGCAAAAAAACGTAAGTGAACCTTTGATTTCTACTGTAAGTTCAAAATTCGGTGTCGTACTTAACATTATTTTTGCAGACATAGAAATTGTTCAGGGTGCGCCAGTTGGAGGAACAGTTGCAATCTTTAGCGGAGAAAATCAAAATATTCAAAATGCGCTCGGCTGGTTAAAAGAAAAAAATGTCGGAATAGAAATTCTAAAACAAGAATAA
- a CDS encoding methionine ABC transporter permease: protein MNIINILLPNVSKRFDVFAQSLLDTLIMVLWSGSISFVLGLFFGIILTVTKKNAILENKFVFEILDKTTNFFRSIPFIILLTGVMPLTRLIMGSAIGIKGAIVPLIFGCTPFFTRQVESALSEVDGGLIEAAESMGLSPIEIIFRVYLKESVGAIARATTITIISLIGLTAMAGAVGAGGIGDFAIRYGHDRNQLDATWITIIVLVILVSIIQGIGAAVEKKNKK from the coding sequence ATGAATATAATTAATATACTTTTACCCAATGTTTCAAAAAGATTTGACGTCTTTGCACAAAGTCTGCTCGACACTTTGATAATGGTTTTGTGGAGCGGTTCAATCAGTTTTGTACTCGGACTTTTTTTTGGAATAATTCTTACAGTTACAAAAAAGAATGCAATTCTTGAAAATAAATTTGTATTTGAAATTCTTGACAAGACAACAAATTTTTTCCGTTCAATTCCGTTTATCATTCTGCTTACCGGTGTAATGCCTTTGACACGTTTGATTATGGGAAGTGCAATCGGAATAAAAGGCGCAATCGTTCCGCTTATTTTTGGTTGCACACCGTTTTTTACACGGCAGGTAGAAAGCGCACTTTCAGAAGTAGACGGCGGTTTGATTGAAGCTGCAGAAAGTATGGGGCTTTCTCCAATCGAAATTATTTTTCGCGTTTACTTAAAAGAAAGTGTCGGTGCAATTGCGCGTGCAACTACAATTACAATAATCAGCCTCATTGGTCTAACAGCAATGGCAGGTGCAGTCGGTGCTGGCGGAATCGGTGACTTTGCAATCCGTTATGGTCACGACAGAAATCAGCTTGATGCAACATGGATTACAATTATCGTTCTTGTAATTTTGGTAAGCATAATTCAGGGAATCGGTGCTGCCGTAGAAAAGAAAAATAAAAAATAA
- a CDS encoding YbaK/EbsC family protein — MSLKNAKAHLAKYGLDGRVRLTEESSATVELAAQALGVEAGRIAKTLAYLVEDKPVLILAEGTARIDNRKYKDFFHTKAKMIPFDQVETLVGHAPGGVCPFGINPGIKVYLDISLKKYPSVFPAAGESNSDIELTIPQLEQCSESSGWIDVCKNE; from the coding sequence ATGTCTTTAAAAAATGCAAAAGCACATCTTGCAAAATACGGACTTGACGGCCGCGTAAGATTAACAGAAGAATCAAGCGCCACAGTAGAACTTGCAGCACAGGCACTCGGTGTAGAAGCCGGAAGAATTGCAAAAACACTTGCCTATCTTGTAGAAGACAAACCTGTTCTTATACTCGCTGAAGGAACTGCCAGAATTGACAACCGCAAGTATAAAGACTTTTTTCATACAAAAGCAAAAATGATTCCGTTTGACCAGGTAGAAACTCTTGTAGGTCACGCACCCGGTGGAGTCTGCCCGTTTGGAATTAATCCCGGCATAAAAGTGTACCTGGACATTTCCTTAAAAAAGTATCCTTCAGTTTTTCCTGCAGCAGGCGAATCAAATTCAGACATAGAACTTACCATTCCGCAGCTTGAACAGTGTTCCGAAAGCAGCGGCTGGATAGATGTCTGCAAAAACGAATAA
- a CDS encoding MetQ/NlpA family ABC transporter substrate-binding protein: protein MKKSIKTIIAFAAVAAAFTSTWAAPKNKKTKLQTVTLGVTGTVYEDLWAPAIKTLKTQGINLKLVQFSDYVTPNNALANKEIDLNGFQHRIFFEGELKKGYKLTNIGNTFLSPMNLYSNKLKSVDQLKKGDIVAIPNDVSNGGRALKVLADAGIITLKAGAGFNPSVDDIVSNNKGVVIKELAANTIPSVLPDVAAAVVNGNYAIDFGIDPETAIFKDSTINESQYWNLIAARTEDLSDPAKVEVFKKIVKAYQSAGTLEVYNKTYNGYYLATGWDEDRFELIKK, encoded by the coding sequence ATGAAAAAATCAATTAAAACTATAATCGCTTTTGCTGCTGTAGCGGCTGCATTTACATCAACTTGGGCTGCTCCAAAAAACAAAAAGACAAAACTGCAGACTGTAACTCTTGGCGTAACAGGAACAGTTTACGAAGACCTCTGGGCACCTGCAATCAAAACGCTCAAAACTCAGGGAATCAATTTAAAGCTCGTTCAGTTTTCTGACTACGTAACTCCAAACAACGCTCTTGCAAACAAAGAAATTGACTTGAATGGTTTTCAGCATAGAATCTTTTTTGAAGGTGAATTGAAAAAGGGCTACAAACTTACAAACATCGGAAACACTTTTCTTTCTCCGATGAATCTTTATTCAAATAAACTCAAGTCAGTTGATCAGCTTAAAAAAGGCGACATCGTTGCAATTCCAAATGATGTTTCAAACGGCGGCCGTGCCCTCAAAGTTTTGGCAGACGCAGGAATCATCACGTTAAAAGCAGGTGCAGGTTTTAATCCAAGTGTAGACGACATTGTTTCAAACAACAAAGGCGTTGTAATCAAAGAACTTGCTGCAAACACAATTCCTTCTGTTCTGCCAGATGTTGCAGCTGCTGTCGTAAACGGAAACTATGCAATTGATTTTGGAATTGATCCCGAAACTGCAATTTTCAAAGATTCAACGATCAACGAAAGCCAGTACTGGAATTTAATTGCAGCCCGCACAGAAGATTTGAGCGATCCTGCAAAAGTTGAAGTTTTCAAAAAAATCGTAAAGGCTTACCAGAGTGCAGGAACTCTTGAAGTTTACAACAAAACTTACAACGGCTATTACCTTGCAACAGGCTGGGACGAAGACCGCTTTGAACTGATTAAAAAATAG
- a CDS encoding FAD-binding oxidoreductase, with amino-acid sequence MSFKTDILQIIKDESRVVFDKQIEGRFLSDTLGRLVGKADALVFAASTEEVSALLKYADANKISVTPRGAGTNLVGSTVPQNGGIIIDFSKMNKILEFDADTFTATVESGILLKDFQAFVESKGFFYPPDPGEKSASIGGNIATNAGGMRAVKYGVTRDYVRGLEVVLADGSVTWVGSKNVKDASGLSLKNLIIGSEGTLAVITKCILKIIPKPEYSKSVLVPFADLESGISTVQKILFANANPTAVEFVERKVVELGEKFTGIKYPHPEAAAYLLLTFDGKQNEVKENLEIIKNVVLQNGALDFVIPESPERLEEIWKVRGCLVKAVEATSEQEPVDLVVPIDKVAEFIEFVNKTQKKVGMQMVAFGHAGDGNVHLCVVRGSRSEEEWKTELQKNMECVYSKAYELGGLTSGEHGIGLSKRHYFLKETKNTNLQMMNAIKTSLDPHHILNNKISYVL; translated from the coding sequence ATGAGTTTTAAGACAGATATTTTGCAGATTATAAAAGATGAATCGCGCGTTGTGTTTGACAAACAGATTGAAGGCAGATTCCTGAGCGACACTTTGGGCCGCCTTGTTGGAAAAGCAGATGCACTCGTATTTGCAGCATCAACAGAAGAAGTTTCTGCTTTGTTAAAATATGCAGACGCAAACAAAATATCTGTCACTCCGCGCGGGGCCGGCACAAACCTTGTCGGTTCTACAGTTCCTCAGAACGGTGGAATAATTATAGATTTTTCAAAGATGAATAAAATTCTTGAATTCGATGCAGACACTTTTACAGCAACAGTTGAATCAGGAATTTTATTGAAGGACTTCCAGGCCTTTGTTGAATCAAAAGGATTTTTTTATCCGCCTGATCCCGGAGAAAAAAGTGCATCTATCGGCGGAAACATTGCAACTAATGCCGGCGGAATGCGCGCTGTAAAATACGGTGTTACAAGAGATTACGTTCGCGGACTTGAAGTTGTACTTGCAGACGGAAGCGTAACCTGGGTTGGAAGCAAAAATGTAAAAGACGCGTCGGGACTTTCGCTTAAAAATTTAATCATCGGAAGTGAAGGAACTCTTGCAGTTATTACAAAATGCATTTTAAAAATAATTCCAAAACCAGAATATTCCAAATCTGTTCTTGTGCCGTTTGCAGATTTAGAAAGCGGAATTTCGACTGTACAGAAAATTCTTTTTGCAAACGCAAATCCTACGGCTGTTGAATTTGTGGAACGCAAAGTTGTTGAACTCGGAGAAAAGTTTACAGGAATAAAGTATCCGCATCCCGAAGCTGCCGCTTATCTTCTTTTGACTTTTGACGGCAAACAGAACGAAGTAAAAGAAAATCTTGAAATTATAAAAAATGTAGTTTTACAAAACGGCGCGCTTGATTTTGTAATTCCGGAAAGTCCTGAGCGCCTTGAAGAAATCTGGAAAGTTCGCGGATGTCTTGTAAAAGCAGTTGAAGCAACAAGTGAACAGGAGCCTGTAGATCTTGTAGTTCCGATTGATAAAGTTGCAGAGTTCATTGAGTTCGTAAATAAAACTCAAAAAAAGGTTGGAATGCAAATGGTTGCTTTCGGGCACGCAGGTGACGGCAACGTTCATCTTTGTGTTGTCCGTGGAAGCCGAAGCGAAGAAGAATGGAAAACCGAACTTCAAAAAAATATGGAATGCGTTTACTCCAAAGCATACGAACTTGGCGGTCTTACTTCCGGTGAACACGGAATCGGGCTTTCAAAACGCCATTATTTTTTGAAAGAAACAAAAAACACAAATCTTCAGATGATGAATGCAATAAAAACATCGCTTGATCCGCATCACATTTTGAACAATAAAATAAGTTACGTTTTATAA